The following nucleotide sequence is from Populus trichocarpa isolate Nisqually-1 chromosome 11, P.trichocarpa_v4.1, whole genome shotgun sequence.
tcctttaatttcactattacttcaaattaatctactaaaaacatgtaaaatcacTTGTAATGAGTTCCTATCAATCTATGACACCATTAGTATTATATCCTGTccttaaaagtaattaaaaaccaaatatacATAATTCCAAAACCTTTCTAAATAACcctaaaatgcataaaaaaaattatttaaaatataaggatAGAAAAAACATACCtcaaattggtaaaaaaaaataaagattttgacCATAAATCAAATCTCCTCCTTGAGCTTCCTATCCTTCTCTCTATTGATATGGGTTTTAATCGTATGACAAGATAGAGTGTAAGTTACTATagagtattattttatttttatcctttaaattaatatgtaattactaatatatttattgttacTATAATacccttaattaataaaaaatagaaaatccaatttattattttattttatttattattactattttttttctttcacacttaaaatgaagaaaattgagCCAAGGTCAACTTGGAAATGACAATGAATTTCATTTATACATATCACATgacaaaattgacaaaaacaaattctttatATAAACTTAGCTTGCTTTGAGAGTACTTTGACACTTGCATTGGGATCAATATTCTTATAAATtcctataaattatatttatttatataattatttatttatcaatataatttatttattttttaaaagtctagtttccaattattttttactttcaaaacacaatttattgaatcaaaatatttacTTATTTCCCACAATTCTCTCTCTCCAAGGGTACAGGACATTATTGGCGAACTGTCTCATAGCCATGGAGAGGCCAGATGCAATTATACAAGGAAAGCTTTGTAAGCATTCAAGATGAAATATGCTCTgtctatatatacacacacctgTTGATGTACATTTCAACCTGCTGACATTAACAGATTAAATGTAGAAAAAGTACCACTTCCTGATTCTTCAGTTGCAGTTTGGGTGAACACAAGTTTGAGTCGTTCATGCGCTGCATATGCAATTGTAGATACTCCAGGAAGAGAAAAGGATGCGTTAGATATGATCTGTATATTCGAGTCGATGCACTTAAATTTGTACTTGTTTTGCGCTGAATTTCCCAATAAAAACTACTATTTTCAGAAAcatttttcataaacaaaaatattagtgAGAAAAGGCGTCTGATCCTCAAAGTTATTGTCTTTGTTCCGTTTCAATCACAATTGAGTTCTCTGTACTCTTCTCATTCTCATGCAGAATGCAAGGGCATCAAATGGTTCTCTTGAAAAGGAATTGCTGACCGTTCTTGTTCCAACTGTGGGTTCCACATGGCTGATCATTAGCATATTTGGTTATTTGTGGCTCAGGAACAGAGGAGAAAAAGGTAAAGACAAAGCAAGCATCAAAACAGAAGGTAGATAGAGTAACTGTCCATAAAAGAATAGTTGACGAACACCACACCTATAGCATTCCATATGATGATGCTGTTAGGTTTCTTCCTCGACACTAGGCAGAATGGATCAGTTGTTTAGAATCAGGATAGGAGTTTTAGCAGTGGGTACGTCTAGTGCTGAAGAGCTATCTGTTGTGATGTAtaacatatttgttttcattacaAATCTAATGGAACTTCATATCAGCAATTATTCAGACAGTACAGCTTCAGCGACTAGCAATTTCAGAAATTGTCACCTCATTTACAGAACACTGTCCATCTTCTACGTCTAATGCTATATCAGGATTATTGTCAGATTTTCTAAAGAGGAATGCAGGTTGTTTTGGAGAAGGAATCTCTGTTTCGCTACTCAACATAAAAACAACCGCCAACATAGATGGTCTGTCCGTGGCATCTTCTTGCACGCACAGCAGACCAATTTGTATGCATTTCAAGGCTTCACGCGGATCATACAACTCCGTCAGTGATGGATCAACTATCTCCAATGCTTTGTCTTCTCTCCACAATTCCCACACCTGTGTTGTTCATATAAATCATTAGCATACAAGAAATAAGAGCAGACAACATCTAAAATTGTGAACAATGAAATTCAGCCAAGAGCACACATGGCTCTCTTATAACTCACATATCCAATCAAGGTCAAAGGAGGATTCTGTTGATAAAATCTGTTGTTCTTCTTGCCACTCACAATCTCTAGCAACACGACCCCAAAACTGAAAACATCTGATTTTACAGAAAAGTTTCCAAGCACAGCATATTCTGGTGACATATAGCCACTGCATCAGAAAAACAAGAATCTGAAGTTTTAGTATTTCTGGTAATCAATGATAGTACTTTGTCACTCGGTCTTTGTTTTAGGCAAATGTACTTACAATGTTCCTACAACTCTCCTGGTCCTATCTTCAGTTTGGTTGCCTTCAAATATTTTTGCCATTCCAAAATCTGATATTTTTGGGTTCATCTCTGCATCCAGTAGAATGTTGCTACATTTTAAATCCCTGTGAATGATTCTCAACCTGGAATCTTGGTGAAGATATAAAATCCCACGAGCTATTCCAACAATAATATCGAAGCGTTTTCGCCAATCCAATAACAATCTTCTGCTTTCATCTgttgaaacaattatttttcaaacaggTAAAATTTGACAACTAGAGTAAATCAGGGCAATAAATACTTGAAGAGACTTACGGAAAAGAAACGAGTCCAAGCTTTTGTTTGGCAAGTATTCATAGATTAACATTTGTTCTCCATCCTGATTGCAGTAACCTAGAAGTTTCACAAGATTCCTGTGTTGAAGCTTTGCAATTACCATAACTTCATTTTTAAACTCTTCTATTCCTTGTCTTGAACTTCTAGATAACCTTTTTATTGCAACCTCCAGTCCATTAGCTAGCAGACCCTAAAATCATGTTACAAgaatatggtaaaaaaatacctttaagGTGACTCATATGTCAATAACAATTAAGGTTGAAAGTCCATTGGACGGCCAATTACATCCATGATAAATGGAGATgcaaaaattaagttatatataaaGGGTTcttaatctattaaaaaaaatagttatgaaAAGTTTTGTATTTTCCATCCGCGTAGTAAACCTAAAGTTTCACATGGATTAGGGTCTGTTTGTTTACGCGGTTGCGGCTGCGTTTTAAATAAACCGTAGATTTAAGCTGTTtggtaaagataaaaatgagaTTTATTGTTCATGGGCCCCATTGTTTTCTGCGTTGCAAACGCAAGGGGAGAAGAAGCAGCTTGGAGCTGCTTTTTTTGCAAACTGTGTTACAGCACAGTAACCAGAGGCGCGCAACTTTTTCTTCTGCTTCCAGTAACTAGAGGCGCGCAACTTTTTCTTCTACTTCCAGTAACCAAAGGCGcacaacttcttcttcttctgcacttccatgtctccactgttcacgtgaacagtggagacatggaagtgcagaagaagaagaagaagaaggagaatgaGGGGCTGGGGAAAACAGGGAAAGAGTCCAACTCCTGCACCAAGCAAACAATGAAAAGAGAAGGAGCAGAACAGAGGAATAGAAAAGTGCTCCACTTTCATCTTCCTCCCGCTTTGCTTTTATCAATATTACACTattcaagtgaattttaattcacttgaacagtgtagCAACACACGTGAATTTAGTACACGAGTGTTgctttgcccagccgggtcactggcttgggccagtgatcgggccgggctggctgggtttAGCCCAGCCTATATGGGTTGGACCAGGTCCAATCCAAACCTAAAAGCATTGACCCAGGTCTGTTccaaacctaaatgcattgaactgGGTatgacccagtaaaataaaaaaatccaaaaaaatttcacagatattgtgttttatttgaaaaactaatgtTTAACATAATTCAATGGCACTATATAATTACATTTGAAGGAGATTgtatgatgacgtagcatttgtagaatttgatcgcaattccaattttgttcttgatgatattttacctgatgttattGCACGCTCAGGAAACCATGGAAACTGTAAtccttgttggatagatttcatACGTGATAAAATTACATATAATTTTatgcaacaataaaatataatttatataaagtattgtttattttatgatgtaatatcAGTACTTAAATCGataatatttcaatgaaaaaccaccaatattaatatatgtcttttttaattattttataaccttagtTTAAAAgatattctttaattaaatacattaaattactttttgttgaacctcaatttcaaccacagttttaaccaaacatatatttttccaaaccaacctcaactaaaagtactttttataaaacaacttttttcaaaccacaaccacaacagctaccgcaataccaaacacagaCTCTTTATTCTTAATACCACAAAGATTTTTGAACAATTATTTCAACACATAATGAATCATTATAGGAGGCATGTATcctattaattttctattatgTACATGCATATATGCATGCCATATTGATGTTATCCTAGATGTTGTATTAGAGTAGAGTCTTCTCCATTCATGGCTtgtaaaaatgagtttttggagTATCTTTTAGTCCAACATCAAAGTCAAACTCTTGAAAATATTCAACATAATCATTAGAAATTATTGGTCTCCTTGTTTGAACTAAGTGCCCTTGAATTGATTAgtgtttaaaattatctaaataatttttttgaacaataactaattttttttttatctttatgcaacccatttaaatattatgtttcctcaaattttatccttttagcaAAATCACTCCTATTGAAATTGAGATCCTTGATAAATTTAGCATTTCTTGCCTTAACTATTCATGCAttatgagaagaaaaataaaacatatatccTTCAGAGTTCACTATATAACCAATGAAATATCTACTAATTATTCTTGGGTCTAATTTCTATAGTTGAGGATTATTAATCCTTACCTCAAAAAATTGGACTTCTATCTATTTCATAATTCAAAAGGTATCTTAACACATTTTTAGGATGAAAccctattttaaaatatatacaacAATCTTTAATTCTAACTCTATAAAGACATTGGTAAATTAAAAGTACCAATTATGTTCCTTACCATGTCTATAAGTGTACGATTCCTTCTTTTAGCTACATTATCTTATTGTGGTGTGTTAGACATTGTATATTGTACAATAATGCCCTCTCCTTTAAGGCAATGAACCAGACATTTATCAATTTTCGTGTATCTACCATAATACTCTCCATCTCTATCTGACCTTACAaacattatgatatatttttttctccaccTTAACCTTATAGGTCTTAAAAGCATCTAATGCTTCAGCTTTATCAAATAAAAGACATAGATACATAAATCTACTAGAATGATCATCAATGAATAAGgtgaaatatatttgattatttaagcATAGAGTAATAAATAGTCCACAAATGTCAGTACATatgatttcaaaaattttagCATAACACCTTTAATGGTATTGTTAGTTTGCTAACCCTTTATGCAATCTACACAAAtaccaaaatcaataaaattaagagtGTTTAAAACTATATCATTCactaatcttttaattatttcaatgaaGATGTGATCTAATCTTTTATACCAAAACATAAATGAATTCTCATCCATTTTgctctttttaattatagaatCAACATGCATTGATAAATAGTTGAGTTTAAAAGTAGAGTCTAgattgattttatataaatcattaattaacgTTCCACCACTAGTAGaaagtttagtttttaaaatactaaaaacattttcatcaaacaaaaatcCATAACCAACATCACAAAAtctagaaattaaaaaccaaatttttagaaaatggTGGAACATAGAAGAatttttcaaatccaaaataagtccagattttaaaattaatctagaaGTCCCCACAACTTCAACTTCAAAGCGTATCTAGTTTCTTGAATAGATgtcttcttcattttcctttagcttttttagtgtaatattttaaaagaaagaaaggttttaataaaaaaatggcaaGAATATCTTTGAATGAGTAGATATTAGATATAAATGAATGAGAGAGATTTTGATAATTGCACAAAACTTGTTAAATATAATAAGAAGagtaagacaaaaaaaagaaagagatttaaGTGTTTGACTATAATTTCTTTTAGCTAATAGTCTagacatttattattattattattattagatattaaattgatgttttgtgcagataaggtattattttctatatctattgggatatatgatttatttgttcATTAAGTGTTTATTTTAATGATGCAATAAATTGTAATACATGAAAGGAAATACTTGATTATAAAATGAAATCACTATGATTtatatgttgtattttttatttaagtactATATATTTTGAACTCTAGAAAAATATCGTTACTTCTCTGTTCATGTCATGTGGGCTaagtggaaaaataataataaaaatattcttaaatttacCAATATATACCatgtagattttaaattaactgACAATTAAAGCTTAGAACTCATTGAACTAACTCTAGTAGAAGGCCAAGTACATCCATGATTGATAAATGGAGGGGTAAAAATTTAGGTTATCTGTAAAGGGTCCATattctagcaaaaaaaaaaaaaaaagttatgaaaagCCATGTGTCTTCCATCCAATTAGTAACTCTAAAACTTTACAtgaattaaaagattttattattattgaaaccacaaaaatagatttctgtacaattatctcaatatttaatCAATCATTACACCAAGAGGAATGTATCCTATTAATTTTGTACCGTGTTTATATGCCTGGCGTATTAAAGTTTTCTTACATATTAAGCATCTAAACTACCAATAagctagaaaaaacaaatctgtaTTATTGAGAACACATTTAATTTTCAGCTAGAAAATGAATTGAGAAACTCTACCTTataaaccgagccaaaaccaccTTGCCCGAGTTCGTTAGCTGGAGAGAAATTGTTTGTGGCCGCCATTATGGTGCTGAGCTTGAAACATTCCGATTCAGTAGAATTGCTGTTTATCTGCAGCTCGGTACCTGGTTTTTTTGCCCATGAATCAAAAAGTGAACTTCTCCTCATAACCAGAGGAGAATAAATACATGACTAGGGAAGCAAATCCAAATAGAGATTTGAGAGTCTTGTCTTACCTTTTTTTGCCCCCTTCTTGAGCCGCAAATAAGCAGTTAGGCTAATGAGAAACAACAATAATGCAATTGATGGTGCTAAAATGGCCTGCATCGTTTTTTCCCGAGAACCATTTAGCTTCCTTGTATTACCAGCTGCATGAGAATGAAAACAATAACGATTAACTCCAGACGAAAAACCACTCCCTTCTCCTATGGAAACATGGCAAGACATATGGCAAAGGCTGTCCCCTTCGGCACCTAATAAGTATCTATATCGTTTCTTTCACGTAGTACACAGCTTATTAAGTACAGTCTAGAGCAGTGACAAGAATAGAAAAGCTCttataaatcaatatttgtAATCACAATCCTTTGAAATTGTTACGGAGAAGAAAAAGGGTACCTAATTCATATGCATCAACACGAACATACAGATCATGACTTTCAATCCTATCATATTTAATGTCTACTAATTCCTTGTGCCAATTCAAACAACCATCCCCTTTTCCGGGAATCACAATGACAGCGTAAGCAGAGCATGAACAATTCCTCTTGCATTCCAGTTCACAGTACTCTGCACGACTCTTGCTCATGTCCACCCAAGCTGCAGCTGAAGTGTCCGGAAGAATTACATTTTCCACCTTCACAAACCCTTCTCCATGATCGCACACCGAAGATGTCTGTAGCCGCTTCCTGACACAACCACCGGACCCATCTCTCAATGACCATTCCATTGGGTTCTTGGGCTCGAACCCAGGTAAACAGGCACATCCAAAAGCATTATAATTGGCAAGTTCACACGTACTATAAGCACCACAGTATCCATAATAGTCGCACTGTAACTGAGGGGACTTCCAGTATTCCTTCCACCGACCATCACTTTCTCGCCATGTTAACATCTTTAGAAGTCCTGAATGATCCACTATTAGTCTTACCAGATAATAACCATCAGGAACTGTTGATTGACAGTATATTTCGTCTGGATCATTtacaaaaacgcttttgaatgTGCCCATCTGACTTCTCCATGGCCAAGGGGGAGCTCTAGTAATTGGCTTTGTACCATTATAGAGAAAGAATTGTGGTGAACCATTTGGGTTGATCCTAATTGAAAAGTCTCCAATTCCAGGGTCATCAGCTGATCTCCATGATGTTAGGAACCGATCAGTTCCTAATTTTCGATCCAGCCCCAGTTTCATTCCAGGTAGCTGTATGTTAGTAGGATAATCGAAGCTCTGCCATACAATTTTTCTGCTTCTTTTCCTGACCAGTATCAAATTCCCAGAATCCAAGAGTTGAGCTTCACAAGTATCATTTTCTTCCACTGAAACATTGGTAGACCACACTAGAAGCTTTTGGTCATCTTTACGATAGAGAACGAGGTTACCAAATTGGTTTATGAAGAGAAAGCCAGAGGAACCAATGATTGGATCGTTCCTGTTTGCAACCCACACCACAGTTTGTTCTGGTATTTTATGGTACCAAATTCCAAGATATCTATTGGTTGAACTGCCAGGACTGAAAAATCCTAGTGCGAAAATATTTCCTTTGGAGATAAGAAGGTCACCTTCTTTAATGGTTTGGTTGGTCTTTAAGGATTCTTGGGATGTACAAGATAAGAATTGGAgcattataagagaaaaaagcaGGAATAGTTTTTCAGCTTCCATGATGAGGCAAACTGGACCTTGGCTTTTGGACATGTGAAATGTTGCTTGCAGACAAGTCTGACAAGAGAAGTTATTTTGGGATCCACCTCGCTTAACTAGGCATTTTTTTCATGGGTTTTTCTTTGCAACCTTCAAGATCTAGACCATGACTTGTCTAGTCCTTTTTATACTACACCCTCATTTGGTATTGCGtagcaaaatttatttatttttatttaaaattaatttttttcatgtttttagatgatttttttgtcaaaaatattttaaaaaaataaaaaatatatattttaatatatttttgagtaaaaaatattttaaaaaataatcgctacCATACTACTAATGTAAAACCCgagaacaaattatatataaaaaagaggatttataataatttaaattttgttataaaatagaataatgtaattacagaaaataataataatgatgataaaaatttattagttttggagaacaaaaaaaatggcttaattgataaaaaaaagagaaagataggGTCAAAATGGAATTTAGAAGAAATGGTTGGGTAATTATAATGTTATGTTTAGAATACTAAATTGTATTGtgttatttatgaaattttagtgtttggaTGGTTGTTTTAATCACTAACTTATGCATGTGATATGAGATGGAGATTGAGTATGAAGATTTGTCCTAAGTATATTCTCGAATGAATTAAATGGTTGATTTGTACCAGTTGGATGTGATTATAGGTGGGATGTGATTATAAATATATGCAGGGTAAATTATCGATAACTTGGAACCTCCCGGTATCAGAaagacttaataaaaaaataaataaataatatattccaTTTACTCCTTATGTGGAAGTTAAACGGATAATTTAACTTATAAGGCTGTTACAACTAGACGCTCCTGCATGTACTCCACATAAGACACAATAATTGTctttagtgataaaaaaaattttctttcctaattttgagttttattttaaaaaataataattgaaaaacatgtttatttgttgaaaataaaaacaatttgtttccACTCAAAAAGAACCTTAAAACTATAATTGCTTTTCCTACAAAATCAAtaccataatttataattattatttttatatttgtgataattaaatcataaatatttattttattttttaaaattaaaaattatcatgaaaaaattatattattaactaaaaaaactctataaattaaCATATGTTCTCCACCCTAAATGCAACAGCCTAGAAGCTTCACAAGTTCATGCGGTGAAACTTTGCAATTACTGTGACTTTAGTTTTAAATTCTTCTCCTGAATTTCTAGACaaccttttaagttttaacgGTAGAGAATGGTGGAGACAAAGTCCCACCATTCTAGTACAGGACCGCTCCCTTTCGGTGGGTTGTTGGCAGTCATGTTCAACAGTAAAAATGGTTGGAGAGGTTGTAAATTGGCAGGATTAATCTTTGTCCCCATACGAATCTAAGTTCATAACCGGCGATACAAGAGTTGTGTGGAAATAATATCTTCCTTGTGCTAAGTCTCTTAGCGGATATATCtagttatttaaatatataaaatattttataatttttaaaagtattatattttttaaaattaataaaatcaaatgataatttaaaatttcttattagtaattaaagcaaaaacaataattcataaTACTTATTATATtgtcaaaatctaaaattaattaaaacaagttaaTAGTGGGGCATCTAAGATatcgaatcaaaactaaaaagaaagcaTCGTGAAACAAGCAATGCATACGGAtcaaaactgaagaagcaggAACACTCAACAAACTCCACCTACTaacagaaactaagaaccttaaataatattaaaaataaggggtgtgttcaaccaactcaataagaaaataatatttaatatacattttagatattaatagtcAGCAAGttgatttatcttgatatacatatacatactaagTATATAATCAGAAAGTAATGAAATACATAtcagagatcagatgacacTCAAATGTGATCACTTCGGGAGGATTAATCGTCATAGGCTgatgcctctctcaccagctaggtatacaGAATATTATGTGCATATAGTCTgttagcatggagttactgacaagtcctATATGaaggcataatagatatttgcaaaatcatcaaagaaatgtATATCATATCCaataaaatttagttaaataGAATACAAATGTAAATTCAAGAATATATgagtactaaaaaaataaagcaacatatataaatattcaagaaattaactagtcgtactcatcatataatcaatgtacatatttatttatattacatgcatattaaagattatctcaCTCACTcggaaaatatagaaataaaaggaatattAGATGAAAGACCCGAAAAAACTATTGAGGATCATTAGCAAAACCTACAATAAATATACGAAATATACTaaaaacacaacacaatttaAAGATTCCACTGTATGAAACAAAACCAGGTTTACTCTCCTAtgtttagggactaaaacaataattttccaaaacagggaccaaaacataattttaccaaaattgaaggactaaactGTAAATACATAATCATACTAAAATTTCACCTATAAACCATCCTCAGTTCTTTCCAAAacaaaccaaggaccaaactataattttttttaaatttcatggactaaaatgtaaattctcaaaattaagggatcaaactgaaaatattccaaatcaattatcagaccgagattcatcatccttaacctcataataacacttatcagaatctcaaaatacatttaagggtcaaattataattttttcaaagtttagggactaaactataatttttataaatcaatgaccaaaataaaatttcatcatcttcaacctcaatacCATTATGTCCAGATTTTCTAAAAAGGttgaaatgaatttcttaacacataaaaatcaatttaaacaaatcaactcacaaatgtttatttttaacaacacaCTCAAAATTCATCACTTGACCTTAAACCCCTAATAATCATGAATGAATCTTAAcaatataaacttcaaatccttataaaccctaatctcttctttaattcttccataaacaaatcataatcaaAAGTAATATGAGAGAGAACCACTTGCTACTTCCACCTTTATTGAACccaaaaactcaatattaaaaactgAAATACTTGGTTTGATAAGGGGAGGGTCACAACATCCATAAaaattagaagagagaaaaataattctctTACAACTTTTTCTTATATACTTAGGTTAGCTTAGGTTGGGTTTAAGCTGACTTGAGCTTGGATTTGAACCAAAAGTTGGGTTTTACAATACTTCCCCCGTTAAACAAAATTTGTCATTGAATTTAAACTTTAAGAACCGAAGTCTTACCATCAAGTTCAAACAAGTATGGATACTTGTTGAGAATTTCCTCCTTAAGCTCCCACGTCACTTCTTCACGCAGGTGTCTGCTCCACACAACCTTAACCGATACGATTTCCTTCGATCAAAGTTTTCCACCTTTTCGATCCATTATTTCCACCGATTGAACTTCGTATGATATATCTTCCCTCAACTCAACCGGTTGAACTTCCAGCACATGAAATGAATCAGACAAATGCTTCCTTAACATCAAAACATGAAACACTACATGTATAGAGGATAGATCAGGCAGCAAGGCAAGCCGATATGCCACTACCCCTACTTTTTCCAAGATCTCAAAGGGTCCTATAAACCTTGAACTCAACTAACATTTCTTCCCAAATTTGAATATTCCTTTAATTAGGGAGAGTTTTAGGAACATTTTGTCACCCATTAAAAATTCTAGATTATGCCTCCTCTTACCTGCATAATTCTTTTGCCTATTCTGAGCTGTTTAAAGCTTATCTCGGATCACCTTAATCTTATCTAAAGTAATCTGTATTAACTTGGGACCCATTAATCTTCTCTCACCAACCTTATACCAACATACAAGTGATCTACACTTCTGGCCATACAAAGTCTCATAAGGACCCATATCAATGCTCGCTTGATAACTATTGTTATATGCAAACTTCACCAAAAACAAGTACTTGCTTCATTCGACACCTAAGTCAATCACACAATCTCTTAACATATCCTCTAGAATTTGTATAGTTCTCTTAGACTATCTTTCTGTCTGAGGATGAAAAGTAATACTTAACTGAGCGTTCATCACGAAAGCTTCCTGAAACTTCACCCAAAACTGAGAAGTAAATTGTGGATCTATGTCAAACACAATTAAGATCGGCACACTGTGCAACCTTATGATCTCATTAACATAGATTTCTACCAGTTTTGCAAACCTATAAGTCACCTTTACTAACAAGAAATGAGCTAACTTGGTCAAACAATCAACTACCACCCAAATCGAATTGTAACCTTCTTGACTCCGAGGAAAACCCGACA
It contains:
- the LOC18102911 gene encoding G-type lectin S-receptor-like serine/threonine-protein kinase RKS1 isoform X2; amino-acid sequence: MSKSQGPVCLIMEAEKLFLLFSLIMLQFLSCTSQESLKTNQTIKEGDLLISKGNIFALGFFSPGSSTNRYLGIWYHKIPEQTVVWVANRNDPIIGSSGFLFINQFGNLVLYRKDDQKLLVWSTNVSVEENDTCEAQLLDSGNLILVRKRSRKIVWQSFDYPTNIQLPGMKLGLDRKLGTDRFLTSWRSADDPGIGDFSIRINPNGSPQFFLYNGTKPITRAPPWPWRSQMGTFKSVFVNDPDEIYCQSTVPDGYYLVRLIVDHSGLLKMLTWRESDGRWKEYWKSPQLQCDYYGYCGAYSTCELANYNAFGCACLPGFEPKNPMEWSLRDGSGGCVRKRLQTSSVCDHGEGFVKVENVILPDTSAAAWVDMSKSRAEYCELECKRNCSCSAYAVIVIPGKGDGCLNWHKELVDIKYDRIESHDLYVRVDAYELGAEGDSLCHMSCHVSIGEGSGFSSGVNRYCFHSHAAGNTRKLNGSREKTMQAILAPSIALLLFLISLTAYLRLKKGAKKGTELQINSNSTESECFKLSTIMAATNNFSPANELGQGGFGSVYKGLLANGLEVAIKRLSRSSRQGIEEFKNEVMVIAKLQHRNLVKLLGYCNQDGEQMLIYEYLPNKSLDSFLFHESRRLLLDWRKRFDIIVGIARGILYLHQDSRLRIIHRDLKCSNILLDAEMNPKISDFGMAKIFEGNQTEDRTRRVVGTFGYMSPEYAVLGNFSVKSDVFSFGVVLLEIVSGKKNNRFYQQNPPLTLIGYVWELWREDKALEIVDPSLTELYDPREALKCIQIGLLCVQEDATDRPSMLAVVFMLSSETEIPSPKQPAFLFRKSDNNPDIALDVEDGQCSVNEVTITEIACR
- the LOC18102911 gene encoding G-type lectin S-receptor-like serine/threonine-protein kinase RKS1 isoform X18 → MSKSQGPVCLIMEAEKLFLLFSLIMLQFLSCTSQESLKTNQTIKEGDLLISKGNIFALGFFSPGSSTNRYLGIWYHKIPEQTVVWVANRNDPIIGSSGFLFINQFGNLVLYRKDDQKLLVWSTNVSVEENDTCEAQLLDSGNLILVRKRSRKIVWQSFDYPTNIQLPGMKLGLDRKLGTDRFLTSWRSADDPGIGDFSIRINPNGSPQFFLYNGTKPITRAPPWPWRSQMGTFKSVFVNDPDEIYCQSTVPDGYYLVRLIVDHSGLLKMLTWRESDGRWKEYWKSPQLQCDYYGYCGAYSTCELANYNAFGCACLPGFEPKNPMEWSLRDGSGGCVRKRLQTSSVCDHGEGFVKVENVILPDTSAAAWVDMSKSRAEYCELECKRNCSCSAYAVIVIPGKGDGCLNWHKELVDIKYDRIESHDLYVRVDAYELAGNTRKLNGSREKTMQAILAPSIALLLFLISLTAYLRLKKGAKKGTELQINSNSTESECFKLSTIMAATNNFSPANELGQGGFGSVYKGLLANGLEVAIKRLSRSSRQGIEEFKNEVMVIAKLQHRNLVKLLGYCNQDGEQMLIYEYLPNKSLDSFLFHESRRLLLDWRKRFDIIVGIARGILYLHQDSRLRIIHRDLKCSNILLDAEMNPKISDFGMAKIFEGNQTEDRTRRVVGTFGYMSPEYAVLGNFSVKSDVFSFGVVLLEIVSGKKNNRFYQQNPPLTLIGYVWELWREDKALEIVDPSLTELYDPREALKCIQIGLLCVQEDATDRPSMLAVVFMLSSETEIPSPKQPAFLFRKSDNNPDIALDVEDGQCSVNEVTISEIASR